Part of the Desulfomonilaceae bacterium genome is shown below.
ACCTGCTTATCGAGTAAGAGCAATATTGCCGGATTTGAGGTATTTTAAGGGGGAAAAATATCAGGACGAGAAATAGATTCTAAAGTATCTCTAATTTATTGGAATTGTTAATAAGTTTGTGTAAATGTCACTTCAGTTTTCAAAAGTTTGGCCCACTGTTATTAAACATGATGCTGGACTGATGATTTTTTCATTGGTCTCTAAAAACTGAACAATGGTATGAGTTCAGGCTACAAAACAATCCTAGCCGATTGATTTCAACATCTCTCTGAAAATTTTTATTGGGTAATTGTGATTTATGGCTCCTAAAAAGGTGCGATTCAGTTCCTCATTCAATTCATAGAGATTTATTCTTTCCAGGCCTCCTGCTTCATAGATACGATATTCGACACCTCGCCTGAGGTCGTTCATGGAACCGAGAATACTGCGATTACAGGTTTTCTGGTAACTGACATTCTGAAATTCAGATAAAACAGCCTCGATTTGTGGTTGAGGAATATTTTCATGAAGCAGGTTTTTGAAAAAATGTTCACCTACGATCCGATCAAAGAACTTAAACGCCGGTTTCCTCAGGACTGGTATGAAGATGGTAAACAAAGTCAAATCATTGGAGATCATTACACATTTGTGACGCTGAATGCGAAACAGAGTCGCATGACAGTCCATGAATGACTCTGTGACCGGCTCATGCGGTTCTGGATGAGCCTTCAATTCGGCCAATAACTTCTGTGTACATCGAATTATCATGAGATTCTTATATCCTCACGACTGCTAGATTTTCAACGAAATACAAACCGGATCTAGAGAAAACCGATTTATTTGGCCTGAACATGACTATTATCTTCCAGAGTGCTGAAACCTGGTCTAAAATCAATTCCCCGCGATTTTGTCCTGTTGGAACATTATTTTCCCCGTCACTTTATCACAAATTTCGCCGAAATCGCGTTAGAGACGCCCAATATAAAGAGTCCCTGAGGAAATACAGCTACTTTTTGAACGCCTGGGATTCCAATTGCTGACCAGGGTCCAGAATGACGATGCTCTCGGCCGCCCTGTAAAATGGTTCAGTCTGGTCATGCGGAAGGCATTCATAGAACTCATCACTGGATTGTGATCTGGAACTCGTTTACAATGAATGCCGCGCGAAACTTTGGAAGAAACCAAGAGAAATTTGCTTGAGGCTATTTCCATGGTAATGGAAACGAACAGATCTCTTTCCGAGGAAACTCTGCTAGGCCAAGAGGTAATAAGAGAGCCCTAATGAAATACAAAATTATGCTCAGACTTTCGGAAGAAGGATATAGCGTCTCTGTAGCGGGCCTACCCGGGTGTTGGTCGCAGGGCGCAACAGAGCAAGAGGCTATTGAAAACATAACCGATGCGATTAAAGAGTACTTAGCCGCTGTAGACGATTTGTTCCCGGACTCTGACGTTCGGGAAATAGATGTAGCAGTGTAGCGCCGTGGGGAAAATACCCGGGGTTGATCATCTGGATGCTGTAAGGGTCCTGAAAAAAGCAGGTTTTAGTATCATTCGACAGGGGAAGCACATTGTCATGTCGGATGGTTTGCGAATTCTTACGATCCCCCGCCATAATCCTGTTAACGCCTATACCATGGGCGGTATCGCGCACGATGCTGGTTTAACACAGGATGAGTTCAGAAAGTTGCTTTAAGAATTCGAGTTCGTGGCCAGAACCATCTAAACACAATGCAAGTTCTGCCAAAATAGCGCAAGTCTTTAACTCTTGATCTTCTCTGGTTATGAGTCATATCAGGGTATCAATGGACGAGAATTTATTCCCAGGGGATTGCAAATGCTGGATGTGCAAACTGGTCCCGGATCCCTTCACAAAGCCCGCCGAGATTAGTGATATTTACATTTCGACGTTAGGGTACTGGGTTTGTCAGAAGCCTTGGAATAACGCCATATTCTCTGAGAAAACGGGGGAGTGGGGAACGCAGTGTACTCTCGGAGAACGTTCCAGACGACTCATAGCCGGTTTCTGTATCCCAGAATCCTATTGACTATGAATTGATATGCTTGTAAACATATTGGTATGCTACAAAGGAGGGAACATGATCGCTGGATTTGGAGCTAAGGTGGTTAAAGATATAACCGGTGTTTCCCGTATGCAACTCCAACATTGGGACAGAACAGGTATCGTGCGGCCCTCGAAAAAAATTGGAACTGGCAAAGGGTCGAGGAGGGAATACTCCTTCAAGGACCTGGTTCAGCTCAAGGTCGCCAAACGACTCCGAGAGGAAGGGATCAGCCTCCAGAAAATCAGAAAGGCCCTGGAATTTCTGCGAAAGAATTTTCCAGATTTGAAAGCGCCTTTAGCGGAATTGCGGTTTCTCACCAATGGCTTCGACATTTTCGTTTTGACGAAGGAGCCCAAAATCATTTTGGACGCCCTCAAAGGACAATTTGTATTTTCCTTTGCCCTTGGGGAACTCATTGACGGGCTCAAAGGCTCAATCAGGGACTTGGAGATTCCAGGAGAAGAGAAGGTATTTGTCGGCGAAAGACAGTTCACCGCGATTTTGAAACCGGATCTGGAAGATGGTGGATACACCGTGACCTGCAAAGAGATCCCGGCGGCGATTTCTCAGGGAGAGACTATTCAGGAAGCCCTGGACAACCTGGTAGACGCCATCGAGCTTTGTCTGGAGGCGGAGGCTGAAATCTGGGGAAATATACGTCAGGCAAAATGAACCTCACTGCAAGGCAATTGAAGAAGGTGGCAAGGAAACTGGGCTACCAGATTAAGGAAGGAAAGAAGCATGTGCTGGTTTATGGCGTATCAGGGCTAATTACCACCATCCCCAGAGGGCGGATAAAACCGGGAACTCTGGCCGCAATACTGAAACAAATGGGGATGAGTAAAGAAGAATTGACTGATTTGCTCTGAAAATGGGACGGATGCAGAACGAGACTCTCTGGTCTTTTTCTACAGACGGCTTGAAAACAATTTTATAAGATTCCATCTTCTTTTAGCCGACGTTTCATTTCCTCCAGGCTTATGGGGTTTTCTTCACGTCGTTCAGCGATTACGGCCAGATCATGCAGATCCTCAAGCAATTTCTGGTAAAGCTTTACCGGTAAAATAACTCCAGTCTTTTTGCCCTTTGCATCAATAACAAATTGTTCTCGTCCGGCCATTCTGTGAATTCTCCATTGAAATACTTGAGTCACGGAATGTTTAGATTGAGATTCAACGGCTCCTGACACACGGCGCTATAAAGATTGAAACTATCAATATAGATGCTGGTTAGCAACAACTAGGGCCCTAAATAAGCAGGGACTCCCTAAACACCCCGGTGCCGTCGAAACGAGTGAGGGGATTGATTAATTTCTCATTTACAAGATGAATGAGGCCCATCATCATGCCAAGTTATGTGTTACTCACATGTCAGACTCCAGGCCCTCGAATGCTCAATACGAATGAATTCATGATTGCATCTGACCCAATCTTCTAATAACCTAAAGATCCACAACCTCAGTGACTGCATAAGTTGGGGCTTTAATAGGTTCGAAAGCGTTAGGGCTTATATCATCGATAAGGAGTGACCAAATAATGAGTGTTAAACCGAAGCAGGAAATTCGAGTCAACACATTTACTGGCGGAATTGTGGGACCAAGCATCCCGATGATCGGTCCCCTTGCAAATGGAGGAGTTGTAATCGCAGATACAGCGCCTGGTTGTTGGGGGCCAATGATCACTCCCTCTTTCCAGGGAGGTCACGAAGTTACTTTGCCAGTTGCCGTCGAGGGAGCGGAACCGGGTGACGCGATTGCAATCCGGATCCGGAAAATCAGGGTCACATCGGCTGCTACCTCATCAGGAACGATGACTTTTGTAGACGGACGGTATACCGGTGACCCATTCGTTGCCCGACATTGTCCAGGATGTGGGAAGGAAAATCCGAACAGTAGAGTCGAAGGAATCGGGCCTGAAGCAATACGTTGCGCCGAGTGTGGAGCGGAGGTTAGCCCGTTTCGACTCTCTAATGGGTATACAATAGTTTTTGACGAACAGAGCCAAATGG
Proteins encoded:
- a CDS encoding type II toxin-antitoxin system HicB family antitoxin is translated as MKYKIMLRLSEEGYSVSVAGLPGCWSQGATEQEAIENITDAIKEYLAAVDDLFPDSDVREIDVAV
- a CDS encoding type II toxin-antitoxin system HicA family toxin, with product MNLTARQLKKVARKLGYQIKEGKKHVLVYGVSGLITTIPRGRIKPGTLAAILKQMGMSKEELTDLL
- a CDS encoding MerR family transcriptional regulator produces the protein MIAGFGAKVVKDITGVSRMQLQHWDRTGIVRPSKKIGTGKGSRREYSFKDLVQLKVAKRLREEGISLQKIRKALEFLRKNFPDLKAPLAELRFLTNGFDIFVLTKEPKIILDALKGQFVFSFALGELIDGLKGSIRDLEIPGEEKVFVGERQFTAILKPDLEDGGYTVTCKEIPAAISQGETIQEALDNLVDAIELCLEAEAEIWGNIRQAK
- a CDS encoding type II toxin-antitoxin system HicA family toxin produces the protein MGKIPGVDHLDAVRVLKKAGFSIIRQGKHIVMSDGLRILTIPRHNPVNAYTMGGIAHDAGLTQDEFRKLL